From the Acidobacteriota bacterium genome, the window ACGATCGGGATGTCTCGCAGGGTCGCGTTGGACTTCGCTCGCCTCAACAGATCGAACCCGTCGAGGTATGGCATGACCACATCCGTGACCACGAGGTCGGGACGCCACGACTCCATCTGGGTCCATGCCGATTCGCCGTCCTCCGCTTCGCGAACCTCGAACGATTCGCGGGTCAGCAGCGTCACGACGAATCGCCGGGTGACCGGGTCGTCCTCGGCGACGAGGATCCTACGCGGCGTCATGGTCGGACTCCGCGCCAGACCCAGCGAAGACCGTAAAGCCGGCTTTCGAAGCCGCCGGCGTTCTGGGCGGCGTAGTCGCCCCAGTCCCCGTAGAACTCAAACGCGTTTGCTCGACCGATGGGAATACCCAGGAGATAGTCGACACGCTGGGAGACGTCGTTCGTCGTCTTGACACCGCTGCGCTCGAACGACTGCAGGCCGATGGCCAGTCCCAGTTCGTAGTAGCAGTCTTTCCGTCCGAACGTGTCTCGCAGCCGGATATTTGCCCCGTGGGCGAAGAATCCCTCGGGGTCGAAGTATCCGTTGTCGAGGTCCAGGGAGTAGTCAAAATAACGGGCGGTGTAACCGAGTTCGAGTCGAACGGCTGAAGTCGGCACCCGGAACGTGACGGAGGCCAGAGCGTTGTCACGTTTGTTGCCGTCAGACACGTCACTGGTCCCGACTTCGAGGGCCAGTCGCCATCGATCGTTGAGTTGCCCGCGTGTTGAGGCCGTGTAGTCGTCGAAGAGGATCCGATTGTCGGTGATCGTCGGCGAGTAGCGCACCGCGCTACGTCGCGCACGCAACTGGAACTGCCAGCGCCGATTGGTTCCCCACAGGTGAGAGAGCTCACCGACGAACTCGCTGTCCTGCTCTCCCGTCGTCGACTCCAGACGATCGACACCCGCGTGGAGGGTCAATTCACTTCCACGCCCGGTGACCTGGGTGAGGGCGGC encodes:
- a CDS encoding response regulator, encoding MTPRRILVAEDDPVTRRFVVTLLTRESFEVREAEDGESAWTQMESWRPDLVVTDVVMPYLDGFDLLRRAKSNATLRDIPIVVLSMKDREEDIVAGLEAGAEDYIVKPFHARELVVRIQKILARIGGGR